aacgtaagggtgcggagccgcaagttcgccacggtagcagcgcttagatggctatcttagagttgcgagGGTTCAAGGTACTGCTGCCACTGGATCTGGATGACgaggagtctttgtggattggcccgggggtggcgcaaccacggcagtgcggtggggcggggagcggggttttggccggggccacggacggcggaggcaagctactctgccgttggtcgctggctcttcggggaagattcctaacagtgtcagccgggaggcacaagacggccatcaagccatccggcgtagatcggacagtaccaaaataaaataaaatcgtgtgaccccaatttagtctcagtcaacagacgtgtgaccactctcgtaccttgctgttgatctcttagtgtatttcttcagatcaaagagatgtgtcgttcttaacattatgcgttatctgcatcttcagccacaccatcttccgactcaccgcagctgctccaacaagggaagcatacaccagaagggagctatagtccccactcaacagttccctgcatcgaatgcgcgtgcccgacatggatagccacaacaactgcagggccatcgacaagtcagcacatgatgctcactcctatggatggcggccagttaggttgtaccctcatcttacttgtgtgcaacatttatggctttgttattcatctaagcatggaaatagattatcacatttcactgtatattcatgctgatctcttacgggtcttgttcaggagttaacgttgttccatagtttagctaagatacttgttctttaggtaacgatgttccatagttatcatccattagccaatgctatcccacaggctggtgattatagtattataccacttctagtattacctaggttgttctttaatacttttgtgtgccatctagttaatctcgagtacaaacgatacatattctgtagctttcatctgtgttctccctttcgTTTTTGAGACCtattgctgctagttaaccccagtcctactatttatgtcatctcctacaggcactcattacataaatctaactactagttgtcttccatgcatgtcagatataattgcacacaccgatatatccacaagaacctcacggagcaatgtaaaggccaataaacttgatgtcaatgatacccaatatgatggaacatgtaaaggcagttcttcagaagacttgcagaaagatgttgaatcctcttcaccccacaaggtccttgctctaacttggcccgtgatatgggtacaacatgcatataatgtcctggagtgtatgtactctgttgcaatgacatgtgcttagcatgctgatcatgcatgtaaatatgtcatgccttcctgtttttcagtacctattccattcatgataacatgttttcaaattcaagtactgtcattctactctatcgcaatgccatctgcttaatttggacatcatgcttctgaatatcttatgcattgttattcatcagtacgtacttcatctgtctaccataccatgttttttacattgaagtgatgttctagtgctctgttgcaatgccatcttagtttcccaatcatacacgtgtatgctgccttagttttttctgtacgtattccgctagcatacagtttttcattcaactagtgtttttttaccgtgttgtcctgtcgtatccctagctcttacaccatactccctccgtccggattacatgtttccgaaatggataaaaaaggatgtatctagaactgaaatacgcctagacccatccatttttttccggatggagggaatacatgtcaatatgtcatgcctttctattcttcagtacctattccatctctctgctgtagcatgttttataattgaagcaccattcttctatacaaggcatgcaaggggaagacgactatgttagaatctgaagggttacaaaccaggtctttgcaaaagatccaaacgccaggagataataaaccaactccagtttttatagatactactccagcacagagaaacccaactcctactgataataagcagaatCCAGTGGCCAAAaaaactagtccgctccagtccagcaaaaatatatcaactccattctaagaagcgtgtgcgtatccttgcatcatgaaattttatagcatgctgatcatattttctacatgtttcttacccatctctcttttagaaataagcttaacagatagaagaatttctgcactggtatcgtctgtgaggaacgattcttgcaggaattctctgtactccaatgcagatgtacgtacctgttgtatatcactatatttttacatcagcatgtattttgttaatcggcgtgaatccaacctttatctgatctaaatttagttgtagcaaaatgtatgattaaaggccacaatgttgatttttgtaaggaaaactgcgtggtagttttgcatcctgagctgcatgagtgtactatctcatattagtgggtttgattactttggttctgtagtgggttttcagtgttttttttactatgttgtcctgtcgtatccctagctcttacatcatactccctccgttcggattacatgtcgtagaaatggataaaactggatgtatctagaactgaaatacgcctagacccatccatttatttccggatggagggaatacatgtcaatatgtcatgcctttctattcttcagtacctattccatctctgctgtagcaagttttataattgaagcaccattcttctatataggGCATGCagggggaagacggctatgttagaatctgaagggttaccaaccaggtctttgcaaaagatccaaacgccaggagataataaaccaactccatttttcatagatactgctccagcacagagatacccaactcccactgataataagcagattccagtggccaaagaactagtccgctccagtccagcaaaaatatgccaactccattctaagaagcgtgtgcgtatcctcgcatcatgaaattttatagcattcttatcatattttctacatgtttcttacccatctctcttttagaaaataaggttaaatgatagaagatttTCTTCATTGGGATTgcattcgaggaaaatatcttgcgagaattctctgtgctccaatgttgatgtaagtacctgttgtatatcactatatttttacatcagcatgtattttgttaatcggcgtgaatccaacctttttCTGATCTAAAATttgttgtagcaaaatgttaaaggcgccaatgttgatttttgtaaagaaaactgcctggtagttttgcatactgagctgcatgagtgtactatctcatatcatgcacattactgaattgtagtgctgctctgcttgcctattcattcattgtgtcaatgttgctttcgtattaccttacctagctaatgatagctgtgccatattgtgttaatttggtgttggctagttgcccaaacgttcgttgtgccaacgttgctttcctattatcttacttggccaatgatagcaatgctagtgtcttaatttggtgcaggctgctgaagataagaagacaaactctgaaaacaagaaggcaaccccattgtttctttccaataaatctaggctaggtaatatgccaataactcatgattaatctgtttggttcccctcctaatttatgttatgatgcagtggtcgagacactctccactatcaataatacaagcctgccaaaattgccatctgaatctgttcagtatcctctgtcttgaatgcaacggaaaaaatgtatgtttgtgaaccaattaatggctgaagggatgatggaaatggtggaggaatcagaggtgcagagtcgtgcgacacaacaactgatcaatgttttcagagacagtgtagcaaagcaacaagaacttgcccacatgcttatgggcatcatcgtgctgaggttgcagattgtgacgttgtagatcgttaggttctgttcatttttttgcactggcatcaatctttgattgcccagtggatgtaatttcctgtaatatatgctggatgtgcaacgttgcccctgtatgccgtacctttgcttgatcggttttggtcctgtgcataattgctcgtcataatgggctcaaattatctaatttggcctaaagacatgtacgaactttagtgggcccattaagttaatgggccgttaccaggccgaaagttaatggtcggccctcttaacaCCCGGGTCATTAACAGgctgacatcgaagcgggcaacaggtaggcccaattgatttcacgggccgttaacaggccgttactaagttcgggctacatatcgcccaactatactgtgagcctttagcaggccgaaagagacagcgggcttgtactggaccatgtagagcatgggccgctaagaggccgaaagtctggtcgtattgtaaatggcccaactgtgttgtgggcctttagcaggccgaaagagaaaccgggatggtattggaccatgaagggcatgggccgttaaaaggccaaaactcaggtccgactacaaatggcccaactcatttatggtccgttaacaggctgaaagtcacacagggccgggaattggcccaacacttaaatgggtcgctaaaaggccaaaactcaggtccgactacaaatggcccaacagatatatgggctgtcaccaggctgaaagacacaccgggccggaaattggcccaacacttaaatgggtcgctaaaatgctgaaactcaggtccgactacaaatggcccaactgctttatgggccgtcaacaggctgaaagacacacagggccggaaattagcccaatatttaaatgggtcgctaaaaggccgaaagatgtacatcgtgaaaattggcccatccactgaatgggccgttaacaggccgaaatctcatcgggccggtattaagcccaaatatatagcgggctgttaacgggctcgaactgacgatgggctgcaatggtgtcaaatctttaatgagccgttgacgggccgaattggcacatctcgtatgggccgtgggcttaaatggacctgacacaagtaggccttatgtgggccggcctgctattttttactaggtcggcctttttcaccggaatgggccactgttgggtcgtgccatgtgtcgacctatcataggcggctcctgtccaatgagtggatgacatctgtcccaacggtgaggcaacaggtgtttcctccggccaatgatgattttacacgtggaaaatccccattggtcggggctgttaacgggttatcggatccaaaaccggacctgatagcttaacggcgttccgttacggtggatgccacgtgtcggtcacccttgacgaaagcacttttgtgacgcgcgatttatcatcatggaagtggacacttccgtgatgataattttggtagtgtcatggaacacttctatgacaacacaggtatgactatcttgattctgtcataaatttgtcatggatgtacatgcatgacagaaaacgtgacctactgtgacaaacaagtatcatcacgaaagtgtcttttttttgtagtgttagcaTCTGAAAAAAAATTCACCAAATTAATTTGTGAAGTTGATGTACTAGCATAGATTTTGATCTTGATGCACTAGTATAGTTTATAAAATTGATGTATTAAAAGATGTTTGGTGAAGTGGTATAGGTCCATATCTTGATGCACATGTTCCTCAAATTAATTTCTGAACTTGATATAGAATTGATGCACAAAGATGTATCAAGCACTGGTATATGTCTTTTATTCaacaaaaaagaaaactaaaattGAAGTAAGCAGCACATATATCATTGACTCTGGTAAAAAATAGGTTCTTGAACTTGCTAAAGCATTTGATGAAGCACTGAAGATaccaaaaaagaaaaataacatgGTGTAGTTGAATTTAATTTCAGGACTTTGTGTACTAGTTTCTGAACTACATTCATCCATGACTTGTACTAtataagcatctacctcatggATTATCACTTGTAAACCAAAAAGCAGGAGAATTAAATCTTCAGAAAAGAACATTAATCTTCAATATGTGTCTCCCCCTTGCAGGCCCAAGCGCCTCAAAGAGTTCCTGCAGGAGGAGAAATTGTACACATTTGCCGGTTTCAGCATCGAAGGTGACAAGCGGATGCTGAACAAGTCTGGTTTGGAGATCAAACCCAACAAATTCATCGACATGCAGCGCAAGTGGAAAGATCCAACCAACAACAAATACTACGACTCCTTGGCCGATGTTGCAGGCAGCGTCATCCACCCATTCTACAAAGGCATGAAGAAGAAGATCGACACGGAGGAAGACCACAAACTGTGGGGGATCAGCCCGCCGCCAGATAGGCTCATCGAGTAAGCAGGAATAGATGCGTACGCCATGTACAATTCATGGAATATAATCGACAACATCGTGACAGGTTTGGATATTTCAAAAGGGCAGGAGGCTGACCCCTACTACCACTGCAACTTCGCGGGATGAAAAGGCATGAAAGTCTACCTTCATGTTGCTCGCGCTTCTGCTGGTCCTTAATGTTGTTGTTTCAGATTTGTAGTTTGCTTTCGTTAGGTTGAACCAGCTTCCTTATGTTATGTGTGTCAGGATTTGAACAAGTTTTCCTATGTCTATCAAGTACATCTTTTGCTTATGTCGTTCGACAAGTTTGCTAGCTTCCTATTTTGTTTATCCATCATTTGAAGTTGAAGTAGGTTGCGAATGAAACTTGATGGCTGCTATGCAGCACTAGTCATGGAGCAACAAATCACACATGGATATTTTCACAAAAAAACAGTTACAGACTAACTAAGGACAACAGCAAATAGTAGCGTTGGACGCTAAGTACAGCTTAGTCATGTATGGTAGTACTATCACACTAAAAAGACTAAGTTTCAGCCGAGGACAACGTTCAGTACTAACAACATCATGCTAAATAGTAGTTAGAAAATTACTAAGTACTGCAACAGCAAAAGCAAAGAACCATCAGTACGTATTTCCTAGTCACTAGCATGCTACGATTGAAAGTACTGGTACACTTGAACACACAGTACATTCATTCTACAAAAATAAAAAGTAACGAGAAGCTTCAGTTCGCATTCGTCCCTAAAACAGTGACACACTAAGATTGACAGTAATAGTACAACTGAAATCTCAGTACAACTTAGTCTATACGGCAAGTACTATGATGATACCAAACATTGCCTTGAGAAGAACCACAGCCTAGAAAAAAGAAGGACAAAACTAAATAAAAAAGATATCAGTTCGACCAAGGAGAAAAATCACAAGAAAGACAACAGAAGCATCAGCCCACATTGACCAGTGAGGTACTAGTTTCAAACAACACAAAAAAATAAAATGATCAAAGTACTAGCACAATTGAAATCTCAGTACAACTTAGTTTATTCAGTAACTGCTATGATGATACCAATTAATGCCTTGGGAAAGAAGGCCAAGACTCAACCAAAATAGATTACAGTTCAACCAAGGACAAAAATTAACAAAAAACAAACAACAAAAGCATCAGCCCACATTGACTAGTGAACTAATTATGAACTTAATACGGCTATCCGTTAAATGTAGCTAATTTAAACCAGTGCTTTATTTAACTTTTACTATGAAGTTCAACTAATAAAATTCAAGAAGTTCAAACAAAATTTTGGCTCTCAAATTTTGCTAAATTTCTTATACTTAAATAAAATCTGGCTAGAGATCACGTAGCAACTTCGTTGTAAATAATTTCAATCCCCAAAAATAACTTCAGTGCTAATACATTATATGAAATCAGTTCTACATAACAAGGAATCGTCACTCAACTCACGATAGATCCACAAGTGCTATCGTGACACGAAATTTTAAAAGCCTTACGCTGAATGAGATTACAATTCAGTACTAACAGAACTATACCATAAGTACAAGCAAAGAGGGTACAGAAACTATAAAGGTTCAACCTAGGTTGGGAcagatgaaaataaaataaatctcACTTTTCCAGCAACAACTCGTAAtgaacttggaaaaaggtgtttTCAGTTCAACTAGTGTACAAGACTTCAGTACAAAAAATAGAACTTAACCAAAACGAATTCCTGATGAAACATTAGACAAGTGAAATAGCTATTCAACCACATTATCATCATGGAAAAAAGTTTGTTAAACATTCTGCCACACTAAAACACAACACAAAATATACCAGTTATTACATAGTACTTGACAAGACATCCAAACACTACAAACAAAGCCTACAATGCTTTCAAGAGATATATCACACAACTATCCATTTCACTACAGAAATGATGACCATTTCTTCTATGCACCAGGAGCCAAAGCCTGAACCTCCTTGGGAAGCTCCGTCACCAGAAGCTGGTTATTCCGGTTGAACGCAACTCTATACAGATCCTCagcattccaatcaacaatacgAGGCTGCAAAACAATAAAACAAATTATCAAAAATCATGACACATAAAAAGAAGAATACACAATCAGCCAAACACAGAAAAGTGAAAAGCTCAACTAGAACCCACGTCGTTATTTCAAATGTTCTCAACGATCTTTTCACCATCATAGGATCCCGCATACTTCAGAGTATAATGGCCACATTCATTCCGCCCTTGAAGTGGAACCTTGACAAACATTGGTTCTTTGCAAAAAGCTCCCATTTGGGCTGCTTGCTCGCATTGTACTGAGCATCACCATACACAACCTTCATTACTTGGACTAATCTAGAAATCtgtaaaaaagaaaagaaaccacaCATTTTCAGGTCTCAGAAAAGCAGAAACAAAGATGCAGAAAAATTAATCCAGTACAGATAATAAATGTCACTCACAATCTTCTTGCAGTCTTTATGATAGGTGTTCTTTGAAGGACGATGATTCTTCGGATAAGGTAAAGAGTCAAGGATGTCAACGCTACTTCGGTACCGATTCATGACATAAAAGGAAAAGTGGTTCACTTTCTTATCCTTTGCTAAAATCATAGGCTTGAATAGAGGCATCATGATCTAAAAACAAATGACCAAAAAAGAGATGTTAAATATTCAAAATAAAAACCAGCATgacaacaaacaaataaaaccaaAAATCAGCTAGTAGATCTCACAAGGTCGGCACTGAGCAAGTCTTCCTTATCTTTAACATAGCTCTTGAAATCTCTCGCTGCACTCTCCACATTAAACACTTAATTTTCATCACCGTAAAACGTACAGTCAAGCACAACCTGCAAAAAAGCCAAAAAAGAAATAGACAAGGGAAAAGGATCAACAAGCAAAGTATTATTAAAACTCGTAAAACAAAAGGCAGTCTTGTTTAATAGAAAAAACAATCTGATTGATTACCGTAATGAAATATGGACTCAGCAATACCCTTTTTCCAGACGCAAAATCAGCATTTCTATCGGGATCTTTCTTCCAATCAGCAATGAGGAAGTCCATTAGATCACCCTCCATCATTTGCCCAGGTGCAAAAACTTCCCTGATGCATTTCCCAGTGAAGCTAGTTACGCTATCATCAGGCTAAGGTATCATTGAGAATGCATTCCTGCAGCACACACAAGAACAAAAAGTAGGGGAAGCAAGATAAGGCATTCATAGCAGTTCAAGTTGTACACAAAGGAACAGCTCGGGTCATATTTATCTAGCAGTTACAAACAACAGGAGAAAAGAAGAGGAAACATAATGAGAGATACTCACTCGGCATACTTCTCACGCCATTCATCACTAAGCAGCAGATTATACAACTTGCGAGCCTTGTCCAGGTGTGGGAATTTATGAGGGTGAAGCTGCTGCATAGGGGAGCAAAAATTTATAGGAGCTCTGGGCTCACGCTTCGTGCTTGTAACATTGCCAGAATCCAAAGCAGGATCCTTCCTAGCAGCACCAACTCCACGGGCCACTATTCCAGCAAGTGGGGATAAACCCTTGGCAGCAGCGCTCCTAGTGACTCTTCCCATGCCAGCGATCTTGTCAAATGCACCATCATCGCTGTCTATCAATTCCACAATGGGATTCTTGGGTGTAGAGGGGCTCTCTGCACAAGCAGCCGTAGAACCTTTCTGAGCTCCCAACCGCCCCTTCATAACACCAGATCTTGTCTTTTCGGGAGAACGCCCCTGGCGAAAATCAATAGCTACACGCTCGAGCTCCGAGAACTGGCTGCCAAAGATCCTGTAGTCATGCTCACCAAGATCCAGCCACTCACCtgcaaaaataaaaaagaaaggaCCGCATCAAGGGTAAGTTCAAATACATAATTCATGATAGTACTAATCAAGAAGTACAAGATGCAAAAAAATACAAAAGGTCACGCATACGTACAGGGTTCGatgccaaacaaaccccgaaagtCAACATCAAACACATCGCTAGTTGCGCAGGTATACAACAAAGTCTTTCTAATGTCAAGAATGTCTTCGTGGCTGTAATCCAACATTTCAATCACACCATCCTCCTGGCAATGATAGGTCTTGCAGTTTTGTAGCATAAAGAATCCACAATCATGCCAGTTAacaaaagaaaatacaaaagggTACATCACAAATTCGAAAAAATAGGAACACCATCCTCccagcaacaaaaataacaaataaaaatCATTAAAAACTGATACTCGCGTGTTTTTCTATTGCGGCACCCGCACAAATTCGCAAGAGAAACCATCAATATGCGCAGGCGAGAACGGTTTGGCCCTGTCTATGCTGGACTCCCTCCAAAGCTTCTTTATGTTATCTGTCATAGTCCTTAAGAATGTAACTGCATCACTCTAGGTTTCATCGCGGAGTGAATCAAGACACTCGAAACGACGGAACCTCAAATTCAGAACAATCAAGCACCAATGCATAGATTCTTCAGTAGGCTTCATGGCAGCCGCAAATGACTGCGGATCAAAAGTAGGGAAAAGAAGCTAACAAAAAATTCGCAGAGGAAAAATGAATTTAACAAATCATAATGAAACAAAATATTCAGCCTCCAAAACAATAAATAAAAGAGGGAAATTGAAATTCAGAACAAACAAAAATCAGATAATCATAAGTTCTAATTGAGTAAGCAACCCACTACAAAAAATAAATGCTACTCAAGTTTATATCCACCGCCCAAAGTTGCAACAAACATTTTAGTTCAATTTCCTTGCGAAAATAAGTGCAACTTTAAAAAAAGAAGCACACATCATTCATAAGTACATGGGTAAAAAGCAGGCTACCCAAGTTCATTCCCCCACCTCCCAAACTTGCGAGAAAACATGACAGTTCTAGTTCATGAGTACAAAAAAATCAAGTTCACCTACTTGGTCAAAACCATCAGCCCCTGATCTCGTGAACCAATTTAGCACATTGGAATCAATATGTCCATCACGGATCTTGGTTTGTTGTGCAAAAAGAACGACAACAGTTAGAAAATTGCAAAAATAACTTATCATCCTATCTACAAACAAAATACTGACCGTCACCCATCTGGGAACTATCAACTTGTCAGTGTCTCGGTACTTCTGACGTAGAGAATATAAAACAACGTCAGCATTGTCTGAGTTGAGCATGCCAGTGGGGACAAACGCTTTAGCAATAGAACCAACACTGCCATCACATTCTATATTTTGAAACATCGGCTTGTCACTAAGAAAACACAAAAGATTACACGAATTAAAACTACTTCAATAACAACAATAGTCAtatgagagaaagaaaaagataCGAAAATGATACAGGCAAAATCCCAAACTAACTGTTTCGCACGATTGGTGCGCAACCTCGTAACAGCGAAGAAAAACAAATCAACCTTAACAACATTAACACCGACTGCttgcagaaaaagaagaaaaatgataagTTCAAGCACTACAAGTGGACATGTCCAAAATGCCATAAATGAGAAGTACGCCTCATTTAGAAGTCCTTACCTGCACTATCAGCGTTTGACGACGGGAGTTCTTGTGATGACACCAATATGACTCCAGTTTCAGGGTTTGACGATGGAAATCTTGTGAGGACACCAATATGGTTGCACTTTCAGGGTCTGAAGAAAGAAAATCCTGTGACGACAGGAGCGCCTCCTACGTCAAGGGGCTAGAAGAAATCGACAGAAGTAAATCATCATCCTCGGATGGCACCTCCTCCACACTAGAGGCATCTTGCAATGCATCACCGTAATCGAGCCCTCCAGGCAGGAAATTTTCCGGTGGCAAATCTTCACAATCAGAAAGATTTTCATTCCCAGCAATACCAACACCAGACGATTTGGCATCAAGTATGCTGGCAGCACCAACATCCTCATCAGCAACTTTGGTACCAACATCGCGCCCACTACTCAATGGAACACCGCGAGCATCATCTCCACCACTAAGGACAGCCTGACGCTCAACATCAGTCATCTGAAGaaataaaaattcagaaaaagTGAATAATATGAGCAAAACTAACAATCAAAAATAAGCTAGCAAGAGGTGCATAGAAAAACAAACCTTAGCAGCATTCACAACAACATCATCGATCTTGCTGCTGCTAACATTCAAAGGAACATCACTAATGGTCGAACAAGGCTCATCGCCAACAACAGGACCCTGATTCATATGTAATGAAGCAAAAAACAATGCTATTATTAGCAAAAATAAACACACGAAATTAAACCACAGTAACAAAAAGGTAGGTATCACCTGCAAACT
This sequence is a window from Aegilops tauschii subsp. strangulata cultivar AL8/78 chromosome 7, Aet v6.0, whole genome shotgun sequence. Protein-coding genes within it:
- the LOC141027266 gene encoding uncharacterized protein; the encoded protein is MAEEPSAKRHHGETSNKSTNLDDVHVPGEKRAYTTTLTGVELHGKETLEIVCTSEPDKADDMMSRLRMKGGDLYPSFIGVDVEPKRLKEFLQEEKLYTFAGFSIEGDKRMLNKSGLEIKPNKFIDMQRKWKDPTNNKYYDSLADVAGSVIHPFYKGMKKKIDTEEDHKLWGISPPPDRLIE